One Triticum dicoccoides isolate Atlit2015 ecotype Zavitan chromosome 4B, WEW_v2.0, whole genome shotgun sequence genomic window carries:
- the LOC119290849 gene encoding uncharacterized protein At1g76660-like isoform X2: MATPGSSTGAGGSSTRPANGAVTVNSAATTVGSANARFHSQQPHQDRSRWASCFPGLSCFGSQKGGKRIVPAARMPDGNASTNRGNALQSGRNSNQNGAMNLSLLAPPSSPASFSNSALPSTAQSPNRFLSISANSPGGPTSNMFAVGPYANEPQLVSPPTAFSTFTTEPSTAPLTPPPELAHATTPSSPDVPYARFLSSYTGLKTAGKEHSMHYLSTTYSGGLGLQGSYPLYPGSPSSSLISPASVTPRTGLSSPIPEQDVPTAHWKTSRSVCDTPYSIASPIPEQEVPTTQWKTSRSACDTPYSRTSPSNIFGLDSAAPRNCLLDSNFFRPEASAQFYLDQAQQSFPYNGGRLSVSRDKQDADEVEAYRASFGFSADDIVTTQHYVEIPDALDDGFSISPFGNNAPSTEVSPFIDLPNEVQEVDKMDKSLFNVNETTSPKKSPDQLSGGSPHKVLHLDIFKAETQMSFINIQLNSGTKAGHLSEDDATAKDCHPFRKARDEISLKPIEVRKRSPPGQACSDAEIEYRRARSLREANGVLSWRSTLSRQLQ, translated from the exons AGTAGATGGGCTAGCTGTTTTCCTGGCTTGTCATGTTTTGGATCGCAGAAGGGTGGAAAGCGTATAGTTCCTGCAGCACGTATGCCTGATGGGAATGCATCAACTAACCGTGGAAATGCTCTTCAATCTGGTAGAAATTCCAACCAAAATGGGGCTATGAATTTATCTCTTCTTGCGCCACCATCATCGCCTGCATCCTTCTCGAACTCTGCTCTTCCTTCGACTGCTCAGTCACCTAACCGCTTCCTGTCAATATCTGCAAACTCTCCTGGTGGCCCAACGTCTAATATGTTCGCTGTTGGACCATATGCCAATGAACCTCAGCTTGTCTCACCTCCAacagccttttcaactttcacaactGAGCCCTCTACAGCACCACTGACCCCTCCTCCTGAACTAGCTCACGCAACCACTCCGTCCTCTCCAGATGTTCCATATGCTCGGTTTCTTTCATCATATACGGGTCTTAAAACTGCTGGCAAGGAGCACAGCATGCATTACTTGTCAACAACATACTCTGGTGGTTTAGGACTCCAGGGATCTTATCCACTTTACCCAGGGAGCCCTTCTAGCAGCCTCATATCGCCTGCCTCAGTAACTCCAAGGACCGGTCTATCCTCACCAATCCCTGAGCAAGATGTTCCTACTGCACACTGGAAGACATCTAGGTCCGTCTGCGACACACCATATTCCATTGCATCGCCCATTCCTGAGCAAGAGGTCCCTACTACACAGTGGAAGACGTCCAGATCTGCTTGTGACACACCGTATTCCAGGACATCGCCATCAAATATTTTTGGACTTGATTCAGCTGCCCCTAGAAACTGTCTCCTGGATAGCAATTTTTTCCGTCCAGAGGCATCTGCTCAGTTCTACCTGGATCAGGCTCAACAGTCATTTCCGTATAATGGTGGGAGGCTTAGTGTCTCAAGGGATAAGCAAGATGCAGATGAGGTTGAAGCATACAGAGCATCATTTGGATTCAGTGCGGATGATATTGTTACAACTCAACATTATGTAGAAATACCAGATGCGCTGGATGATGGGTTCAGCATATCCCCATTTGGAAACAATGCCCCTTCTACTGAGGTGTCCCCATTTATTGATCTGCCTAATGAGGTTCAGGAAGTTGATAAAATGGATAAATCACTCTTCAATGTAAACGAGACCACAAGCCCAAAGAAGTCGCCAGACCAGCTTTCTGGTGGCAGTCCACATAAAGTACTGCACCTGGATATATTCAAAG CCGAAACACAAATGTCTTTCATCAACATCCAGCTAAA CTCAGGAACGAAAGCGGGTCATCTGTCTGAGGATGACGCAACCGCGAAAGATTGCCATCCTTTCAGGAAGGCGAGGGATGAAATATCTCTAAAACCCATTGAGGTCAGGAAGAGATCTCCGCCTGGCCAGGCATGCTCAGATGCTGAAATTGAGTACAGAAGGGCGAGGAGTTTGAGAGAAGCCAACGGTGTTCTGTCATGGCGCAGCACACTGTCAAGACAGCTGCAGTAA
- the LOC119290849 gene encoding uncharacterized protein At1g76660-like isoform X1, with protein MATPGSSTGAGGSSTRPANGAVTVNSAATTVGSANARFHSQQPHQDRQSRWASCFPGLSCFGSQKGGKRIVPAARMPDGNASTNRGNALQSGRNSNQNGAMNLSLLAPPSSPASFSNSALPSTAQSPNRFLSISANSPGGPTSNMFAVGPYANEPQLVSPPTAFSTFTTEPSTAPLTPPPELAHATTPSSPDVPYARFLSSYTGLKTAGKEHSMHYLSTTYSGGLGLQGSYPLYPGSPSSSLISPASVTPRTGLSSPIPEQDVPTAHWKTSRSVCDTPYSIASPIPEQEVPTTQWKTSRSACDTPYSRTSPSNIFGLDSAAPRNCLLDSNFFRPEASAQFYLDQAQQSFPYNGGRLSVSRDKQDADEVEAYRASFGFSADDIVTTQHYVEIPDALDDGFSISPFGNNAPSTEVSPFIDLPNEVQEVDKMDKSLFNVNETTSPKKSPDQLSGGSPHKVLHLDIFKAETQMSFINIQLNSGTKAGHLSEDDATAKDCHPFRKARDEISLKPIEVRKRSPPGQACSDAEIEYRRARSLREANGVLSWRSTLSRQLQ; from the exons CAGAGTAGATGGGCTAGCTGTTTTCCTGGCTTGTCATGTTTTGGATCGCAGAAGGGTGGAAAGCGTATAGTTCCTGCAGCACGTATGCCTGATGGGAATGCATCAACTAACCGTGGAAATGCTCTTCAATCTGGTAGAAATTCCAACCAAAATGGGGCTATGAATTTATCTCTTCTTGCGCCACCATCATCGCCTGCATCCTTCTCGAACTCTGCTCTTCCTTCGACTGCTCAGTCACCTAACCGCTTCCTGTCAATATCTGCAAACTCTCCTGGTGGCCCAACGTCTAATATGTTCGCTGTTGGACCATATGCCAATGAACCTCAGCTTGTCTCACCTCCAacagccttttcaactttcacaactGAGCCCTCTACAGCACCACTGACCCCTCCTCCTGAACTAGCTCACGCAACCACTCCGTCCTCTCCAGATGTTCCATATGCTCGGTTTCTTTCATCATATACGGGTCTTAAAACTGCTGGCAAGGAGCACAGCATGCATTACTTGTCAACAACATACTCTGGTGGTTTAGGACTCCAGGGATCTTATCCACTTTACCCAGGGAGCCCTTCTAGCAGCCTCATATCGCCTGCCTCAGTAACTCCAAGGACCGGTCTATCCTCACCAATCCCTGAGCAAGATGTTCCTACTGCACACTGGAAGACATCTAGGTCCGTCTGCGACACACCATATTCCATTGCATCGCCCATTCCTGAGCAAGAGGTCCCTACTACACAGTGGAAGACGTCCAGATCTGCTTGTGACACACCGTATTCCAGGACATCGCCATCAAATATTTTTGGACTTGATTCAGCTGCCCCTAGAAACTGTCTCCTGGATAGCAATTTTTTCCGTCCAGAGGCATCTGCTCAGTTCTACCTGGATCAGGCTCAACAGTCATTTCCGTATAATGGTGGGAGGCTTAGTGTCTCAAGGGATAAGCAAGATGCAGATGAGGTTGAAGCATACAGAGCATCATTTGGATTCAGTGCGGATGATATTGTTACAACTCAACATTATGTAGAAATACCAGATGCGCTGGATGATGGGTTCAGCATATCCCCATTTGGAAACAATGCCCCTTCTACTGAGGTGTCCCCATTTATTGATCTGCCTAATGAGGTTCAGGAAGTTGATAAAATGGATAAATCACTCTTCAATGTAAACGAGACCACAAGCCCAAAGAAGTCGCCAGACCAGCTTTCTGGTGGCAGTCCACATAAAGTACTGCACCTGGATATATTCAAAG CCGAAACACAAATGTCTTTCATCAACATCCAGCTAAA CTCAGGAACGAAAGCGGGTCATCTGTCTGAGGATGACGCAACCGCGAAAGATTGCCATCCTTTCAGGAAGGCGAGGGATGAAATATCTCTAAAACCCATTGAGGTCAGGAAGAGATCTCCGCCTGGCCAGGCATGCTCAGATGCTGAAATTGAGTACAGAAGGGCGAGGAGTTTGAGAGAAGCCAACGGTGTTCTGTCATGGCGCAGCACACTGTCAAGACAGCTGCAGTAA
- the LOC119293744 gene encoding uncharacterized protein LOC119293744: MEMKLSPGTGEVLGCKNRPPSRLQKKAPASLQLEQAGPGAAHPSPAAWGDGRTPIPLLSPLVASSAPAWEADQGGSRRDAAQAETRSGGDADGILSPIRRGAHGVSNGADETATTPALAPSGGWRHPAMPTPTPASNGGGGWRHPAMPSPVPEPASLAPLFKSQCAVELHSPQAQAQ; this comes from the coding sequence ATGGAGATGAAGCTGTCGCCCGGCACCGGCGAGGTGCTAGGCTGCAAGAACCGCCCGCCGAGCAGGCTCCAGAAGAAGGCGCCCGCGTCGCTGCAGCTTGAGCAGGCCGGCCCTGGCGCGGCCCATCCTTCCCCCGCCGCGTGGGGCGACGGGAGGACGCCGATACCGCTCCTGTCGCCGCTCGTCGCGTCCTCGGCGCCGGCGTGGGAGGCGGACCAGGGCGGGAGCAGGAGGGACGCTGCGCAGGCCGAGACCAGGAGCGGCGGGGATGCTGACGGCATCTTGAGCCCGATCCGGCGCGGCGCTCACGGTGTCAGCAACGGGGCAGACGAGACGGCCACGACGCCGGCGCTCGCGCCCAGCGGCGGGTGGCGGCACCCGGCTATGCCGACGCCGACGCCCGCTTCCAACGGGGGCGGGGGGTGGCGGCACCCGGCGATGCCGTCGCCTGTCCCGGAGCCGGCGTCCCTGGCGCCGCTCTTCAAGTCGCAGTGCGCGGTGGAGCTGCACAGCCCGCAGGCGCAGGCACAATAG
- the LOC119290849 gene encoding uncharacterized protein At1g76660-like isoform X3, translating to MATPGSSTGAGGSSTRPANGAVTVNSAATTVGSANARFHSQQPHQDRQSRWASCFPGLSCFGSQKGGKRIVPAARMPDGNASTNRGNALQSGRNSNQNGAMNLSLLAPPSSPASFSNSALPSTAQSPNRFLSISANSPGGPTSNMFAVGPYANEPQLVSPPTAFSTFTTEPSTAPLTPPPELAHATTPSSPDVPYARFLSSYTGLKTAGKEHSMHYLSTTYSGGLGLQGSYPLYPGSPSSSLISPASVTPRTGLSSPIPEQDVPTAHWKTSRSVCDTPYSIASPIPEQEVPTTQWKTSRSACDTPYSRTSPSNIFGLDSAAPRNCLLDSNFFRPEASAQFYLDQAQQSFPYNGGRLSVSRDKQDADEVEAYRASFGFSADDIVTTQHYVEIPDALDDGFSISPFGNNAPSTEVSPFIDLPNEVQEVDKMDKSLFNVNETTSPKKSPDQLSGGSPHKVLHLDIFKGTKAGHLSEDDATAKDCHPFRKARDEISLKPIEVRKRSPPGQACSDAEIEYRRARSLREANGVLSWRSTLSRQLQ from the exons CAGAGTAGATGGGCTAGCTGTTTTCCTGGCTTGTCATGTTTTGGATCGCAGAAGGGTGGAAAGCGTATAGTTCCTGCAGCACGTATGCCTGATGGGAATGCATCAACTAACCGTGGAAATGCTCTTCAATCTGGTAGAAATTCCAACCAAAATGGGGCTATGAATTTATCTCTTCTTGCGCCACCATCATCGCCTGCATCCTTCTCGAACTCTGCTCTTCCTTCGACTGCTCAGTCACCTAACCGCTTCCTGTCAATATCTGCAAACTCTCCTGGTGGCCCAACGTCTAATATGTTCGCTGTTGGACCATATGCCAATGAACCTCAGCTTGTCTCACCTCCAacagccttttcaactttcacaactGAGCCCTCTACAGCACCACTGACCCCTCCTCCTGAACTAGCTCACGCAACCACTCCGTCCTCTCCAGATGTTCCATATGCTCGGTTTCTTTCATCATATACGGGTCTTAAAACTGCTGGCAAGGAGCACAGCATGCATTACTTGTCAACAACATACTCTGGTGGTTTAGGACTCCAGGGATCTTATCCACTTTACCCAGGGAGCCCTTCTAGCAGCCTCATATCGCCTGCCTCAGTAACTCCAAGGACCGGTCTATCCTCACCAATCCCTGAGCAAGATGTTCCTACTGCACACTGGAAGACATCTAGGTCCGTCTGCGACACACCATATTCCATTGCATCGCCCATTCCTGAGCAAGAGGTCCCTACTACACAGTGGAAGACGTCCAGATCTGCTTGTGACACACCGTATTCCAGGACATCGCCATCAAATATTTTTGGACTTGATTCAGCTGCCCCTAGAAACTGTCTCCTGGATAGCAATTTTTTCCGTCCAGAGGCATCTGCTCAGTTCTACCTGGATCAGGCTCAACAGTCATTTCCGTATAATGGTGGGAGGCTTAGTGTCTCAAGGGATAAGCAAGATGCAGATGAGGTTGAAGCATACAGAGCATCATTTGGATTCAGTGCGGATGATATTGTTACAACTCAACATTATGTAGAAATACCAGATGCGCTGGATGATGGGTTCAGCATATCCCCATTTGGAAACAATGCCCCTTCTACTGAGGTGTCCCCATTTATTGATCTGCCTAATGAGGTTCAGGAAGTTGATAAAATGGATAAATCACTCTTCAATGTAAACGAGACCACAAGCCCAAAGAAGTCGCCAGACCAGCTTTCTGGTGGCAGTCCACATAAAGTACTGCACCTGGATATATTCAAAG GAACGAAAGCGGGTCATCTGTCTGAGGATGACGCAACCGCGAAAGATTGCCATCCTTTCAGGAAGGCGAGGGATGAAATATCTCTAAAACCCATTGAGGTCAGGAAGAGATCTCCGCCTGGCCAGGCATGCTCAGATGCTGAAATTGAGTACAGAAGGGCGAGGAGTTTGAGAGAAGCCAACGGTGTTCTGTCATGGCGCAGCACACTGTCAAGACAGCTGCAGTAA
- the LOC119290849 gene encoding uncharacterized protein At1g76660-like isoform X4 — MATPGSSTGAGGSSTRPANGAVTVNSAATTVGSANARFHSQQPHQDRSRWASCFPGLSCFGSQKGGKRIVPAARMPDGNASTNRGNALQSGRNSNQNGAMNLSLLAPPSSPASFSNSALPSTAQSPNRFLSISANSPGGPTSNMFAVGPYANEPQLVSPPTAFSTFTTEPSTAPLTPPPELAHATTPSSPDVPYARFLSSYTGLKTAGKEHSMHYLSTTYSGGLGLQGSYPLYPGSPSSSLISPASVTPRTGLSSPIPEQDVPTAHWKTSRSVCDTPYSIASPIPEQEVPTTQWKTSRSACDTPYSRTSPSNIFGLDSAAPRNCLLDSNFFRPEASAQFYLDQAQQSFPYNGGRLSVSRDKQDADEVEAYRASFGFSADDIVTTQHYVEIPDALDDGFSISPFGNNAPSTEVSPFIDLPNEVQEVDKMDKSLFNVNETTSPKKSPDQLSGGSPHKVLHLDIFKGTKAGHLSEDDATAKDCHPFRKARDEISLKPIEVRKRSPPGQACSDAEIEYRRARSLREANGVLSWRSTLSRQLQ, encoded by the exons AGTAGATGGGCTAGCTGTTTTCCTGGCTTGTCATGTTTTGGATCGCAGAAGGGTGGAAAGCGTATAGTTCCTGCAGCACGTATGCCTGATGGGAATGCATCAACTAACCGTGGAAATGCTCTTCAATCTGGTAGAAATTCCAACCAAAATGGGGCTATGAATTTATCTCTTCTTGCGCCACCATCATCGCCTGCATCCTTCTCGAACTCTGCTCTTCCTTCGACTGCTCAGTCACCTAACCGCTTCCTGTCAATATCTGCAAACTCTCCTGGTGGCCCAACGTCTAATATGTTCGCTGTTGGACCATATGCCAATGAACCTCAGCTTGTCTCACCTCCAacagccttttcaactttcacaactGAGCCCTCTACAGCACCACTGACCCCTCCTCCTGAACTAGCTCACGCAACCACTCCGTCCTCTCCAGATGTTCCATATGCTCGGTTTCTTTCATCATATACGGGTCTTAAAACTGCTGGCAAGGAGCACAGCATGCATTACTTGTCAACAACATACTCTGGTGGTTTAGGACTCCAGGGATCTTATCCACTTTACCCAGGGAGCCCTTCTAGCAGCCTCATATCGCCTGCCTCAGTAACTCCAAGGACCGGTCTATCCTCACCAATCCCTGAGCAAGATGTTCCTACTGCACACTGGAAGACATCTAGGTCCGTCTGCGACACACCATATTCCATTGCATCGCCCATTCCTGAGCAAGAGGTCCCTACTACACAGTGGAAGACGTCCAGATCTGCTTGTGACACACCGTATTCCAGGACATCGCCATCAAATATTTTTGGACTTGATTCAGCTGCCCCTAGAAACTGTCTCCTGGATAGCAATTTTTTCCGTCCAGAGGCATCTGCTCAGTTCTACCTGGATCAGGCTCAACAGTCATTTCCGTATAATGGTGGGAGGCTTAGTGTCTCAAGGGATAAGCAAGATGCAGATGAGGTTGAAGCATACAGAGCATCATTTGGATTCAGTGCGGATGATATTGTTACAACTCAACATTATGTAGAAATACCAGATGCGCTGGATGATGGGTTCAGCATATCCCCATTTGGAAACAATGCCCCTTCTACTGAGGTGTCCCCATTTATTGATCTGCCTAATGAGGTTCAGGAAGTTGATAAAATGGATAAATCACTCTTCAATGTAAACGAGACCACAAGCCCAAAGAAGTCGCCAGACCAGCTTTCTGGTGGCAGTCCACATAAAGTACTGCACCTGGATATATTCAAAG GAACGAAAGCGGGTCATCTGTCTGAGGATGACGCAACCGCGAAAGATTGCCATCCTTTCAGGAAGGCGAGGGATGAAATATCTCTAAAACCCATTGAGGTCAGGAAGAGATCTCCGCCTGGCCAGGCATGCTCAGATGCTGAAATTGAGTACAGAAGGGCGAGGAGTTTGAGAGAAGCCAACGGTGTTCTGTCATGGCGCAGCACACTGTCAAGACAGCTGCAGTAA